In Pelodictyon luteolum DSM 273, the genomic stretch CGGGACACCTGCGCTCCGCCGAACGAGCGGTTGGCCAGAAGGCCGCCGTACTCGCGGGCGAAGGGAACCCCCTGAGCGACGGCGAGATCAATGATGCTGTTGCTTACTTCGGCAAGCCGGTAGACGTTGGCCTCACGGGCCCGGTAGTCGCCGCCCTTGATGGTGTCATGAAACAGGCGGTGGATGCTGTCACCGTCGTTCGGGTAGTTCTTGGCGGCGTTGATGCCGCCCTGTGCGGCAATGCTGTGGGCGCGTCGCGGGGTGTCTTGATAGCAGAACGCCTTCACGTTGTATCCGAGTTCGCCAAGCGATGCGGCTGCCGAAGCACCGGCCAGGCCCGTGCCGATGACGATGATGTCGAGCTTGCGCTTGTTCGACGGACTGACAAGCCTGCAGCCCGAACGGTATGCCGTCCATTTTTCAGCAAGGGGGCCTTCGGGAATCTGGGCGTTGAGTCTTGTCATTGCGGTACCGGTAGCGGTAAGGGGGTTAAGGGAAAAAGGCCAACCTGAGAGGAATCAGGCTGAATCCGGCTGTCATGAGGATGGCATATGCCGATCCCGCGAGCTTCAGCACCGGAGTATAGCGGCTGTGGTTCACGCCAAGCGTCTGAAAGGCCGACTGGATGGCATGGTTCAGGTGGAAGCCGAGAAAGAGGAACGAAGCGATGTAGAAGCTCGAGTACCAGGGGCTCTGGAAAAGGATGAGTGCCCGGCTGTAGAAGTCATGCCGGTCAATGCCTTCGGGCGGAGCCACGAGGCCGACCTTCAGCATCCAGAAGTCCGCAAGGTGCAGGGCGAGGAACACGAGAACGATGAGGCCGGTATGGAACATGTATTTTGACAGGAGCGAGGTGTCGCTGCTGTTTGGACGCTGGTAGCCGACAGGACGCGCGGCACGGTTCGCGCCCGATACCATGAGGCCGTAGATAATGTGGAGAAGGAAGCCCAGAAACAGCACCGGTTCGGCAATACGGATGACCGGGTTTGTGGCCATGAACTCTGCGGCAACGCTGAAGCTCCGGCCGCCATCCTGGACAAGAAGCAGAAGATTGACTCCGAGATGGACGGGAAGAAAGACCGCAAGGAAAAGGCCTGCAAGAGCCATGAGGGATTTCCTGGCGATGGACGAGTTCAACGGCATGATGGTTGATCCGGAATTGAGTGAATGGGAAAGAACGGAGTGCGGTGCCACGCGGCTTCGCCTTCGGGCGGTAAGGTAACGCGCTGGGTACCGACTTCCAATAAAATAATCACACGGCCCCCTCTTCTTCTTCGATCGCTGCGGCCCGGACCGGCGAAGCCTCGGCTCCGGCGATCTTGAGCGGGAAGGCGGAAAAAAGAAACCGCTTCCCGATGAGGGGAAAAAGTCCTGTCAGGTTTTCGACGACCACCAGCCCATGGCCGAGCAGTATCCGGTGCGACGGGTAGGCGTCCCCGAGCGGTGGATCGATTGAGGGGGAGTCGATGCCGATGCCTTTAAGACCCTTAGAAACAAGCAGCAGCGCCGCCTCCTCCTGCAGATACGGGCAGGCTTCGAAATAGGACGGGCTGCCCCAGCGGCTGCTCCACCCGGTATGGATCAGCAGGAAATCGCAACTCCCCTCAGGAGGAGCGCCGGCGGCAATGACAGTGGCCGTAACCACCCCGCCGTTTTCCGGAGCAGCGTCCAGCACGAACCCCCTTCCTGCAAACGCTTCCAGCGGGCAAGCGTCCAGCGACCGGCCTTCCGGCAGCATATGCAGCGGCAGGTCGACATGGGTCCCTGCATGAGAGGAAAACGAGTACTCCCGCTCCAGATAGCCCTCCGTCCCGTACCCGGCCGCGTCCCGCACACGGGTAACGGGAGAGGCGGGCCAGAGGGGCATGCCCTCGGCAATCGAATGACTCAGGTCGTGAATACGCATGGGGAAGGTCGAATGGTCATTCGAATAGTCATGATATGTTGCTGAAATGTTTCATGAACTGCACGCGCTCATAGCCTGCAGGGTTTTGGACGGCACCCATCGCCATCCGGCCGATAAATTCATCGAGCCTCGCAAAGCCGTGACGGTCCATGTAATCCTCGAGCTCGCCGAGCATGATGCGTATCTCCTCGAACCCTTTTCGGTAGAGCACTGAAGCGACCTCAACGGCTTTGGCGCCGGCAAGCAGCTGTTTGATGAGCGATTCGCCATCATGCACGCCGGTTGAGGCCGCAAGATCGCACCCCGTCCTTCCCGAGAGCATGGCAATCCAGCGGAGTGACTGGTACAGGTCGCCCGCGGTGCTGAAGACCGGGCCCGCTTTAAGTGCGAAGGTTTCGATGTCGATGTCAGGCGAGAAAAACCGGTTGAACAGCACCATGCCGCCGATGCCGGAACGCGACAGCCGGCCGGCCGTTTCCGACATGGATGAAAAATAGCTGCTGATCTTTGCGGCAACAGGGATGTGGACGGAGCGCGTCACCCGCTCAAGCACATCGAAATATATCTGCTCGTTTTCGGCACCGGTTCGCGATGTGTCGGAAGGTGGCACGAAGATGTTGACCTCGAGCCCCGCAGCTCCGGCCCCCTCCATCTCACGGGCAAATGACACCCACTCGCCGGAAGTGACGCAGTTGATGCTGGCTATCACGGGAACCGAAACGGCATCGCTGCATTCCTGGATCAGTGCGAGGTAGCGGTTGAGGGCGTCGCCGCGCGAGTATTCCCGGATGTAGTCCTCAGCCTGACCGTACCAGAAGCGCTGCTCGTTGCCGGCGAGGTTTTCAGCACTCTCCATAAGAATCTCTTCTTCGAAGAGCGATTTCAGCACCACGGCACCAGCACCGCACCGCGCAGCCTCCACCACGTTGTCAACGCTGCCCGTAAGGGTTGAGCTTGCTGCAATCACGGGGCTGCGGAGGTCAAGCCCCATCCAGGTCGTTGAAATGTCTGCCATAGGCTTTCTGGTTGTTCATAGTGTTGTCGGTTGCTTCAGCACCCTGAAAGGGATCATGGTGCAGAACGCGCCGGAGCGGGGGAAAATTCCCCGGGATGAGGGTCCGTAGCGCCGGAGAACCCGGCTGCCTGCATAAGCCGTTGACCGAGAACAGTGTTCGGGTAGGAGCCGCTGAACATCCCAGCATGCGCTCCGATCGCGAACACGGGGACCGGAACCGCAGTATGCACCCTGCTCCCCCACCCGATGCCCGCCCGGCGATTCAGGATCGCGCTGACAGCCGGAGAAAACCTGTCAGGGGCCGGGAACGGAGCCATGGAGGATGTAAACGCCACCTGCAGCTCCCGCCTGTTTCGGGCAGAGAGCACTAGCGCGGAGTCACGGGGGGAACCGAGACCGAAAAACACTTCGAGGCTGTCAAGCGCCATCGGGAAGGTGACCCGCCGTTCGCTCCGCCACAGCGCAACCTTATCCATGAAGCGCTCAAGCGACAGCTTCTGGTTGAGGAGCAGCCGGGGCCGGCTTTCGTATCCGCCGGCGGTGTTGCCGAGACTGAGTCCGCCGCATTCATGGTCGGCGGTGACGACGATGAGGGTGCTGGAGGGGTGGCTTCGATAGAATGCGAGCGCCTGACGGACAGCCCGGTCGAATGATGCCACATCATGCGCCACCGCCGCCGCATCATTGCCATGGCAGGCCCAGTCGATCTTTCCGCCCTCCACCATCATGAAAAATCCCTTCGGGTTCTCAAGCAGACGGATCCCTTCGCCGGTGTATGCCGCGAGATCCATCTCCCGGGAATCGGCGTCCATGGCAAAAGCCATGGCAGCACTCCGGCCATATTGACCGTACGCCCAGACGGGCTTGCCCGGCTGAACCTCCCGCAGTTCACGGGCGTTCCTTGCAATCCGGTAGCCGCCGGCCAGCATCAGGGAATCGATGTCACCATAATCCAGTTCTGCACGTGCCCGCATGAGAGGGAAGTTCCCTTCAGCGTATCCGCCAGCGAAATAGTCGACACCGCTACCGACCATCTGGCTGGCAATGTCGTGAATGCGCGTACGCGATGGGCTATGGGCGTAAAAGCAGGCCGGAGTGGCATTGTCGATGCCGACACTCGTGACGATGCCGGTCCGCATACCCGCAGTCTCAGCAATTTCGACAATGGTTTTGAGGGTGTCGAGCCGGTTGCTGCCCATGGCGATGGTGCCGACCATTGTGCCGTGCCCGGTGGCCAGAGCAGTTCCTGCAGCTGCAGAATCAGTTATGTAGTGGTCAAGGGCATGAGTCGAGACGAGTCCAGTGACCGGCAGAGAGGTCATCGCAAGCGAGTCCCCCTCCGGGAGGAGTGCACGGGCGAGTTCAACCTGAGCCAGCCCCATGCCGTCGCCAATGAAAAGAAACACATGGCGTGCGGGTGGTGCTGTCGGGACAGACGTCTCTACGGCATCCCCGATGGCCGTGTTGCGTACCGAACAACCCGGCAGGAGAAGGAGGAGGAGCGAGAGGGTAATCCATGTCCTCTGCATACTGGCTGATGGGCGGATCATGGCGGCGGCATTGTTATCGGTTAGGGGGAACATACCATGCCGGCCGGAAAGAAAACAATGCGGTTGCGTTACAGTCCCGTTAAATCCTGAGGGGAACGCAAGGACTGACCTTAACGCTCTTCACTGCGGCCCATCCGCCCCGACACATAACGGACGATTGCTTCGACAGCATCCTCGCGCTCGCAATCGCAGAACACCTGATGTCCTGAACGGCTGAGCCATAGGACCGATCTATCGGAATCCGGCGTGCCGAGTGAGCTGTTGAGGATACCGACACTTTCAGGAAGCACCGTGCTCTCACTGCGGTTATGAAGAATGAATACGGGACAATGCACCGCAGCGAGCAGCTTCTGGGTCTTTCTTATGAGCCGGAAAAACGAGAGGACCGCATCGGTCGGAACCCATTCGTAATGCCCCCGGCAGACCGCCCCCTCGGGATCGGCAAAAACGGACTTCAAGCCCCACCGCTTTACCATGAGGCTGATCGGAAAAGCGGCAAAATGCAGCGGACGGCCCGGCGCAAGCACTGAGACCAGACGAATGGCCGTAGCAACAAGAACCAGGGCATCGACCTTTCCGGGATGACGAACCGCAAGGTTGAGGGCAAGCAGAGCACCCATACTGTGGCCGACCACGATGATGCGGTCAGCCCGCTCTGCGAGTTCCCTGAACGCCGCTTCGGCATCATTGAGCCAGTCCTGCCACCGCAACCCCTTCAGGGCTGCGGGCGAAGGACCTCCATGACCGGCAAGAACAGGTATGGAAACTGGAATGCCAAGGCTCTGAAGTGGCTTAAGGAGGAGCTCGACGCTCTCCCTGTTCGCCGTGAACCCGTGGATGACGAGCACCCCGAAGGGGCTTCGCCCCGCTGTTCCGGCGTGTATGGTTACCATTCAGGCAGGCTTTGGTTGCGTGGATAAATACAATCGGACCGGCAAGCTTCGCCCGAAAGGGTTCCGGCATATGCCTTTAAAGGTAATATAATGGGGTAGAGGGGAATTTCCCGTATATTGAAAAGACAGATGTAGAATCTTCTGAAACCCCCGGAATCCGCCCAAGGCACCGCTTCGGGCGTCTGGACAGGAACCCTCTCTGATGAAGTCGAACGCACTGTTTCCCGCATGCATCATCCTCACGCTGGCCCTCAGCTCCTGCTCATCCTCCAGAGGATCGTTTGTCAGGGAACGTCTGCCGCGCATTTCACCCGAAGAGGCCTACCGGCAGGGGAAACTGAAGAACACCCCCTACGTCATCGACGGAAGGATCTACGTTCCGATGAGCTATGAGCAGGCTACGGCTTATGAAGAGGTGGGGAGAGCCTCATGGTACGGCCATGAAACACTTGACAAGAACAACGGACAGCCGACCGCCTACGGAGAACCCTTCGACCCTGCGGAACCCAGCGCTGCACACAAGTACCTGCCGCTGCCCTCGGTAGTCAGGGTGACGAACCTTGAGAACAGCCGTTCCATCGTGGTCAGGGTCAATGACCGGGGACCGTTCGTCGATGACCGTGTTATTGATTTGAGTGCCGAGGCGGCAAAACAGCTGGGGTTCTACCTGCAGGGGACGGCGAAAGTGAGGGTCGAGGTGCTGAACCGCTGATGGGCGGGACTGAACGCCCGCCCATGCAAACGACGCTGCTTTATTTCTTTATGACGGCGGCATCTTCCATGAACTTCTTCAGGCCGGCATCGGTCAGCGGGTGGTTTGCCAGCTGACGTATGACGCTGTAGGGAATGGTGGCGATGTCGGCGCCGATGAGAGCCGACTCGACGACATGCTGCGGGTGGCGGATGCTGGCGACAATCACCTCGGTCATGAGCCCGTAATTGTCGTAGATCTCGACGATCTGCCCGACAAGGGCCATGCCATCAGTACTGATGTCATCAAGCCGACCGACAAACGGACTGACGTAGCCCGCTCCCGCCTTCGCGGCAAGAAGTGCCTGATTAGGCGAAAAGACGAGGGTTGCGTTGGTGCGGATGCCCTTTTCAGAAAGGCTTCGTATCGCCTTCAGTCCATCGATGGTGAGGGGGCACTTGACCACCACGTTATTGTGGATTGCGGCAAGCTCCTCACCTTCCCGGACCATTGACGCCGCATCGAGCGTAGTCACTTCGGCGTTTACAGGTCCGTCGACAATCTCGCAGATGCGCTTTATGTGGTCCATGAAATCCTTCCGGGTGAAGGACGCCGGATCTTCTACGATCTTTGCGATGAGCGAGGGATTGGTGGTCACGCCGTCAAGCACCCCGAGCGATTCGGCTGCACGGATTTCGTCGAGGTTTGCCGTATCGATGAAAAATTTCATGGTTCCTCCTATGCCGTAACCTGCTGGCGGTCAAGCATTTCGTTGAAGTTTTTAGCTTT encodes the following:
- a CDS encoding succinate dehydrogenase cytochrome b subunit; its protein translation is MPLNSSIARKSLMALAGLFLAVFLPVHLGVNLLLLVQDGGRSFSVAAEFMATNPVIRIAEPVLFLGFLLHIIYGLMVSGANRAARPVGYQRPNSSDTSLLSKYMFHTGLIVLVFLALHLADFWMLKVGLVAPPEGIDRHDFYSRALILFQSPWYSSFYIASFLFLGFHLNHAIQSAFQTLGVNHSRYTPVLKLAGSAYAILMTAGFSLIPLRLAFFP
- a CDS encoding dihydroorotate dehydrogenase-like protein — encoded protein: MADISTTWMGLDLRSPVIAASSTLTGSVDNVVEAARCGAGAVVLKSLFEEEILMESAENLAGNEQRFWYGQAEDYIREYSRGDALNRYLALIQECSDAVSVPVIASINCVTSGEWVSFAREMEGAGAAGLEVNIFVPPSDTSRTGAENEQIYFDVLERVTRSVHIPVAAKISSYFSSMSETAGRLSRSGIGGMVLFNRFFSPDIDIETFALKAGPVFSTAGDLYQSLRWIAMLSGRTGCDLAASTGVHDGESLIKQLLAGAKAVEVASVLYRKGFEEIRIMLGELEDYMDRHGFARLDEFIGRMAMGAVQNPAGYERVQFMKHFSNIS
- a CDS encoding septal ring lytic transglycosylase RlpA family protein → MKSNALFPACIILTLALSSCSSSRGSFVRERLPRISPEEAYRQGKLKNTPYVIDGRIYVPMSYEQATAYEEVGRASWYGHETLDKNNGQPTAYGEPFDPAEPSAAHKYLPLPSVVRVTNLENSRSIVVRVNDRGPFVDDRVIDLSAEAAKQLGFYLQGTAKVRVEVLNR
- the fsa gene encoding fructose-6-phosphate aldolase yields the protein MKFFIDTANLDEIRAAESLGVLDGVTTNPSLIAKIVEDPASFTRKDFMDHIKRICEIVDGPVNAEVTTLDAASMVREGEELAAIHNNVVVKCPLTIDGLKAIRSLSEKGIRTNATLVFSPNQALLAAKAGAGYVSPFVGRLDDISTDGMALVGQIVEIYDNYGLMTEVIVASIRHPQHVVESALIGADIATIPYSVIRQLANHPLTDAGLKKFMEDAAVIKK
- a CDS encoding cyclase family protein, with protein sequence MRIHDLSHSIAEGMPLWPASPVTRVRDAAGYGTEGYLEREYSFSSHAGTHVDLPLHMLPEGRSLDACPLEAFAGRGFVLDAAPENGGVVTATVIAAGAPPEGSCDFLLIHTGWSSRWGSPSYFEACPYLQEEAALLLVSKGLKGIGIDSPSIDPPLGDAYPSHRILLGHGLVVVENLTGLFPLIGKRFLFSAFPLKIAGAEASPVRAAAIEEEEGAV
- a CDS encoding alpha/beta hydrolase, translated to MVTIHAGTAGRSPFGVLVIHGFTANRESVELLLKPLQSLGIPVSIPVLAGHGGPSPAALKGLRWQDWLNDAEAAFRELAERADRIIVVGHSMGALLALNLAVRHPGKVDALVLVATAIRLVSVLAPGRPLHFAAFPISLMVKRWGLKSVFADPEGAVCRGHYEWVPTDAVLSFFRLIRKTQKLLAAVHCPVFILHNRSESTVLPESVGILNSSLGTPDSDRSVLWLSRSGHQVFCDCEREDAVEAIVRYVSGRMGRSEER
- a CDS encoding alkaline phosphatase produces the protein MQRTWITLSLLLLLLPGCSVRNTAIGDAVETSVPTAPPARHVFLFIGDGMGLAQVELARALLPEGDSLAMTSLPVTGLVSTHALDHYITDSAAAGTALATGHGTMVGTIAMGSNRLDTLKTIVEIAETAGMRTGIVTSVGIDNATPACFYAHSPSRTRIHDIASQMVGSGVDYFAGGYAEGNFPLMRARAELDYGDIDSLMLAGGYRIARNARELREVQPGKPVWAYGQYGRSAAMAFAMDADSREMDLAAYTGEGIRLLENPKGFFMMVEGGKIDWACHGNDAAAVAHDVASFDRAVRQALAFYRSHPSSTLIVVTADHECGGLSLGNTAGGYESRPRLLLNQKLSLERFMDKVALWRSERRVTFPMALDSLEVFFGLGSPRDSALVLSARNRRELQVAFTSSMAPFPAPDRFSPAVSAILNRRAGIGWGSRVHTAVPVPVFAIGAHAGMFSGSYPNTVLGQRLMQAAGFSGATDPHPGEFSPAPARSAP